The Rothia sp. SD9660Na DNA segment CCTTGACCCGGAGTTCGCCGAGAAGTTCCTGAACTTCATTATTTCTGAGGTAATAAGGCACCACGAGAAGATAGCTGCTGAGACCGAACAGAAGTCCTAGCCGCTCAACTTTCAGCCCGCAATGCTACAGCCACCGGTAGGTGGCAGAAAGAGTTCCCTCTATGCCTGCTTCTAGGCCAGCTCGCCCTGCCCTCTATCTGCCGACTGACGCCGAAATGCTGGCTGCCCGTAAGGACTTAGAGAGTCCGCTGACCTTTGAGGAGCACCTGACCGTTGGGGCTACCGGCCTTGGCCCCTGGGCTGGGAGTGATGTTCTTGATGCGGTGACCCGTGTCCGCGGTGAGCTGGGGAATCCCCATATTAGCTACCTGCCGGAGCTGGCGGATCGGGGCTACCTGGCAACCCTGTTGGCACGGTCTATCGCGGCCCTGGAAGGGCTGAGCGCGGACGGCACCGCCGCAGGTTGGCGGCTCACTGGCGGCTACGCTGCTGAGGGGGAGGCCGCCAGGTCACTCCTGGAATCTGATATCAATATCCTGGCGGACGTCGTAGGGAAGGAAAGCGGGGCTGCCCCCGGAACCATCAAGCTACGTCTACTGGGGCCGCTGAGCCTAGCTGCAAGTACCTACTTAACCAGTGGCGAGCGTGTCCTCTCAGATCATGGTGCTCGGCGCGATGTTGCCGAGGCCCAGCGGGTTGGTTTTCACGGAGTGGTGAAGCTGCTGCGTCAGGCTGTGCCCGGCGCGCAGGTGCTGGTACAGGTAGAAGAGCCCCTGCTGGTGGAGGCGGCGGCAGGCCAGCTACCAACTTCTAGCGGCTACCGTACCCTGCAGGCTGTGCCGCGTCATGAGCTGGTTTCCCTGCTGGGTGCCCTGCACGAGGAGCTGGAGGGCTTGAGCGCTCAGGTAGTCACCCGGACTGATTATGTGAGGCTGCACCCTGAGGTCAGACAGGCCCTTGCCATCCCCCTGCTATCGATGGCGGGCCAGCCTACCTCGGCCTGGGAGGCGTTAGCCCCCCGCCTAGAAGCTGAGCGAGGGCTTTATCTAGAGGTCGTTGATCCGTTGGTCCGGGTGACTGCTGGCAACCTGGCCCGGGGGCTGTGGCGAACCTGGTCGGACCTTGGGTTGGGGAAGAAGCTTCTCAACCAGCTGGTGCTGACCGAAACCGGTAGCCTGGCCGCCACTGACCCCCAGCGGGCAACTACCGTTCTGGGGCACCTGACCGAGACAGCCCGTGCCCTGTCTGAAATCGCCCAAGACGCCTAAACCGGCTTGCCACCTAACCCCGGTACACTAGGGGAAGGCCCATTGCGAATCCCACCAGGAGACCCACCGTGAAAGAAACCATTCTTGTAGTTGATGACGACGATGCCCTGTCAGAGATGGTCGGTATCGTGTTGGCACAAGAGGGCTACGAGACGGTCTTCTGCGACGCCGGTGACCGGGCCTTTGAGGCTTTTGCTACCCACCACCCCGACCTGATTCTTCTGGACTTCATGCTGCCGGGTATGGATGGTATTGAGGTCTGCACCCAGATTCGCGGGGAGTCGGATGTACCCATCATCATGCTCACCGCCAAGGGTGATACTGAGGACGTAGTCAAGGGCCTAGAGGCCGGTGCCGATGACTACATGACTAAGCCCTTCAAGCCTGCTGAGCTGCTGGCTCGCGTCCGCGCCCGTCTGCGCCCGCGCGAAGACCGCCACAACGAGCCCCTGCGCATCGGCAACCTCACCATTGATCTTGCAGGTCATATGGTGAGCCGCGAGGGGCAGACAATCCAGCTTACCCCCCTCGAATTTGAACTGCTGGCGAACCTGGCCCGCCAGCCCGGCCAGGTCATGACACGTGAGGCCCTGTTGGGCAACGTGTGGGGTTACGAAAAGACCGTCGACTCCCGCCTGGTCAACGTGCATATTCAGCGTCTGCGCGCCAAGATTGAGCGCGACCCCGAGAACCCCGAGATCGTGCTGACCGTGCGCGGTGTGGGCTACAAGGCTGCGGCAGGCCAGCGCTAAACAGTGGCTGGTATTTCACCTCGCGCGTCCGCTCGGACTACCGCCCCTGTAGGCCCCTCCCGGGCCTACGGGCCCCTGACCAGTGCCCGCAGGCTCTGGCAGCAGTCCCTCCAGTTTCGAGCTGTAGTGGCCGCTGCCGGCCTGCTGCTGGTGGCCTTCATCTTCGTGGGCTCTTTCATCTCCCACCAGATCGCTAACTCCCTTTTCCGCGGCAACCTGGAACAGGCTCTGGAAGAGTCGTCGGCCGGTTTTAGTAACGTGCAGACCCTGATCAACGGCTCTGATGCCACCGGCCGTACCGAGATTCAGCGCGATGTTTCGCGTTTCTTGACCGTACTTGAGAGCAGTAGCGCCGATAGCAACCGCAACTGGGTGCTTCTTAAGGACGTGAACGCCACTACCGATGGCTTTATTGTGGAGCAAGCTCAGAATAGCGAGGTCACGGTCAGCGACGTACCCCAGGCGCTCGCCCAGAGCGTGAGCGAGGGCACGGGTATTTACTGGCAGTCTTCGAGTATTACCTCAGCGGACGGACGCCGCACCCCGGTACTGGTGGTCGGCACCAGTATCTCGATACCCCAGAACCCCGACTACTCCCTCTACCTGGTCCATGACCTCTCGACCTCACAGGCGACCGTGCAGTACATCAACCTGGTGGTCTGGGTGGGTTTTGGCGTGCTCCTGGTGGTGGTGCTGACCATTGTGTGGGTGATTGCCCGTTTCGTAATCCGCCCGATTAGTTCTACCGCTATCACCGCTGAGAAACTGGCAGCCGGTGACTTAGACCAGCGTGTGCTGGTGCGCGGCCAGAACGAGACGGCACGCCTGGGTATGTCTTTTAACCGTATGGCTGACTCCC contains these protein-coding regions:
- the mtrA gene encoding MtrAB system response regulator MtrA; translation: MKETILVVDDDDALSEMVGIVLAQEGYETVFCDAGDRAFEAFATHHPDLILLDFMLPGMDGIEVCTQIRGESDVPIIMLTAKGDTEDVVKGLEAGADDYMTKPFKPAELLARVRARLRPREDRHNEPLRIGNLTIDLAGHMVSREGQTIQLTPLEFELLANLARQPGQVMTREALLGNVWGYEKTVDSRLVNVHIQRLRAKIERDPENPEIVLTVRGVGYKAAAGQR
- the mtrB gene encoding MtrAB system histidine kinase MtrB, whose translation is MAGISPRASARTTAPVGPSRAYGPLTSARRLWQQSLQFRAVVAAAGLLLVAFIFVGSFISHQIANSLFRGNLEQALEESSAGFSNVQTLINGSDATGRTEIQRDVSRFLTVLESSSADSNRNWVLLKDVNATTDGFIVEQAQNSEVTVSDVPQALAQSVSEGTGIYWQSSSITSADGRRTPVLVVGTSISIPQNPDYSLYLVHDLSTSQATVQYINLVVWVGFGVLLVVVLTIVWVIARFVIRPISSTAITAEKLAAGDLDQRVLVRGQNETARLGMSFNRMADSLQDQISRLEKLSTMQQRFVSDVSHELRTPLTTVRMAADMLHDNRDNMEPLYRRSTELLYNQVDRFDSLLADLLEISRFDAGSQTLDTVSVDFMAVLDEVLKAVEPHLIRTNTSLTVHTEHTEIMVDMDHRRIERVLRNLLFNAVEHSEGQPIDVYVDATESTLGVAVRDHGIGLSPEETEQVFNRFWRADTSRKRTLGGTGLGLSIAAEDVRLHQGTLEAWGIKGQGASFRMTIPIDQDVPMGPSPVLLSGEPLPAPSAPATGATPTVNPDASNPSEPTVEP